The Coffea arabica cultivar ET-39 chromosome 4e, Coffea Arabica ET-39 HiFi, whole genome shotgun sequence genome includes a window with the following:
- the LOC113740677 gene encoding uncharacterized protein encodes MAEALPSLLSTPILLLALILVALSVFCAIALSETPFSLAHKKASLTKLNSGCERVSVTIDIYNRGLSTVYDLSAADDSWSLDVFDVVTGNTSKSWKTVDGGAHVSHSFELEPKAKSVYHGAAALITFRLPTKSKKLPAKHGSHILVILLVGCFAHIIVSPSKSSTRNVIKKRN; translated from the exons ATGGCAGAGGCTCTACCTTCCCTACTCAGTACTCCTATTTTACTGCTCGCCCTCATACTCGTCGCGCTTTCCGTTTTTTGTGCCATCGCGCTTTCAGAAACCCCATTTAGTTTGGCCCACAAGAAGGCCAGTCTCACAAAGCTCAACTCCGGCTGTGAACGCGTCTCTGTCACCATCGATATCTATAATCGTGGACTGTC CACTGTATATGATTTAAGTGCTGCTGATGATTCTTGGTCTTTGGATGTCTTTGATGTGGTGACCGGCAACACTTCAAAATCATGGAAAACAGTTGATGG GGGTGCCCATGTTTCCCACTCTTTTGAGTTGGAGCCCAAAGCAAAAAGTGTTTACCATGGTGCTGCTGCTCTGATAACATTTCGTCTTCCTACTAAGTCCAAAAA ACTGCCGGCAAAGCATGGTTCCCATATTTTAGTGATTCTCCTCGTGGGTTGTTTTGCACACATCATAGTTTCTCCATCAAAATCTAGCACTAGAAATGTaatcaagaaaagaaactgA